From the Ammospiza caudacuta isolate bAmmCau1 chromosome 24, bAmmCau1.pri, whole genome shotgun sequence genome, one window contains:
- the DENND2D gene encoding DENN domain-containing protein 2D, whose protein sequence is MASSLGNFLRRSLRRAGRREGKDGACAADNTPPQAPQGKQGERSSVFYSAGQFFFEYLVVVSLKKMPDGRYEPKITYQFPKRENLLKGQKEEEERLLQAIPLFCFPDGNNWAPITEFTSETFSFVLTNVDGSRKIGYCRRLLPSGRGVRLPEVFCIISCLGCFGLFSKILDEVEKRRQISMAVIYPFMQGLRESPFPAPGKTVTIKSFIPESGTELIELTRPVDAHLEHVEFQALLQRLSPHLILHIFASAMLERRLIFLAEELSVLSQCIHAVAALLYPFTWAHTYIPVLPECLLDTVCCPTPFMVGIQMRHLQRVLEQPMEEALIVDLCEGKIIRAVGDEEEILPGKLQNEMLTSLNRHNNNNNVHTSEQVNALVSEAFVQFFVRLVGHYGSHIKWGRSGSGSFQERNFCKAMASKSCRRLLKKFVKTNMFSLFIEEAEKSRIPQEAYFQKKIIEYHEQKKHRKDS, encoded by the exons aaggaaaagatgGGGCCTGTGCTGCAGACAACACCCCCCCACAGGCACCACAGGGGAAGCAGGGGGAGCGGAGCTCAGTCTTCTACTCTGCTGGACAGTTCTTCTTTGAGTACCTGGTGGTGGTGTCGCTGAAGAAGATGCCAGATGGACGTTATGAGCCCAAGATAACCTACCAATTCCCAAAG CGTGAGAACTTGCTGAAGGGccagaaggaggaggaggaacgTCTCCTCCAAGCCATCCCCCTCTTCTGCTTCCCCGACGGCAACAACTGGGCGCCCATCACGGAGTTCACCAG cgAAACCTTTTCCTTTGTCCTGACCAACGTGGATGGCAGCAGGAAGATTGGCTACTGCAGGCGGCTGCTg CCGTCCGGGCGTGGTGTCCGACTCCCCGAGGTTTTCTGCATCAtcagctgcctgggctgctttgggctcttctccaag ATCCTGGACGAGGTGGAGAAGAGGCGCCAGATCTCCATGGCAGTGATCTACCCCTTCATGCAGGGCCTGCGGGAGTCGCCCTTCCCCGCCCCAGGGAAAACTGTCACCATCAAAAGCTTCATCCCCGAGTCGGGCACAGAG CTCATCGAGCTCACACGCCCTGTGGACGCCCACCTGGAGCACGTGGAgttccaggctctgctccagcggCTCAGCCCTCACCTCATCCTGCACATCTTCGCCTCTGCCATGCTGGAGCGACGGCTCATCTTCCTGGCCGAGGAGCTGAG TGTCCTGTCCCAGTGCATCCACGCCGTGGCTGCTCTGCTGTACCCCTTCACCTGGGCTCACACCTACATCCCCGTGCTGCCCGAGTGCCTGCTGGACACTGTGTGCTGCCCCACGCCCTTCATGGTCGGCATCCAGATGCGGCACCTGCAGCGGGTCCTGGAGCAGCCAATGGAGGAG GCTCTGATAGTTGATCTCTGTGAAGGGAAGATCATCCGGGCG GTGGGGGATGAGGAGGAGATCCTGCCTGGGAAGCTGCAGAACGAGATGCTGACATCTCTGAACAggcacaacaacaacaacaacgtGCACA CCTCGGAGCAGGTGAACGCCCTGGTGTCGGAGGCCTTCGTGCAGTTCTTTGTGCGCCTGGTGGGGCACTATGGCTCCCACATCAAGTGGGGCAGGAGTGGCTCTGGCAGCTTCCAGGAGCGAAACTTCTGCAAGGCCATGGCCTCCAAGAGCTGCCGCCGGCTCCTCAAGAAGTTTGTGAAGACAAACATGTTCTCCCTATTTATTGAGGAAGCGGAGAAGAGCAGGATCCCCCAGGAAG CAtatttccagaagaaaataatagagTACCATGAACAGAAGAAGCACAGAAAGGACTCCTGA